TTAAACTTTTCTTCAATTCTGTATAAATATTTCAAAAAAACTAATACCTGTTCAAAAAATATTTTAGTACTTTCCCGCACTAATCCATCTTAGTTTTTTTAAATATGAATGCATTCATCAAACCTTTTATCGAAAAGGTAAGCGCAAGAAATGCCGGAGAACCGGAATTCTTACAGGCGGTTACCGAAGTAGCAGAATCGATTATTCCCTACATTGAAACACAGCCCAAATACAGGGACGGCAAAATCCTGGAACGGATCGTGGAGCCGGAACGGGTAGTTATTTTCAGGGTTCCCTGGCTTGATGATAAGGGAGCGGTACAGGTAAACCGCGGTTTTCGGGTTCAGATGAATAGTTCCATCGGACCTTACAAAGGCGGACTAAGGTTCCACCCAACGGTAACACTGAGCGTTTTAAAATTTCTTGCATTTGAGCAGGTATTCAAGAACAGCCTCACCGGCCTTCCGATGGGTGGTGGAAAAGGAGGGGCCGATTTTGACCCAAAGGGAAAATCCGATAATGAGATCATGAAATTCTGCCAGAGTTTTATGACCGAACTATACCGGCACGTTGGAGATGATATAGATATCCCGGCCGGGGATATTGGAGTGGGCAAACGCGAAATCGGCTACCTGTTTGGCCAGTATAAACGCATTACCGGTACCTTTAACGGTGTTCTCACCGGTAAGGCTTTTGAATGGGGCGGCAGCCTGATACGGCCCGAGGCTACCGGTTATGGACTGATCTATTTTGTGGACGAAATGCTGAAAGTACGGGAAGCGTCCTTATTAGGAAAAAAAGTACTTATTTCCGGATCAGGCAATGTGGCACAGTTTGCCGCGGAAAAATGCATCGAAAAAGGCGCCAAGGTACTAACCATGTCCGACTCCGAAGGCTTTATCTACGACCCGGTGGGCATCGACCAGGAGAAACTGGAATATATTAAGCATCTGAAAGATCATCAGCGTGGACGTATCAAAGAGTATGCGCAGCATTACCCCTGCGAATTTTACCCCGGCAAAAAACCCTGGAGCATTAAATGTGATATTGCGCTCCCCAATGCCACCCAAAATGAACTGGATTTATCCGACGCAGAAATGCTGATCAAAAACGGTTGTATCTGTGTAGCAGAAGGCGCTAACATGCCTTGCACGCCGGAAGCCGTCGCAGCGTTTCACCAGGCAAAGGTATTGTACGCCCCGGGCAAAGCAGCAAATGCCGGCGGCGTGGCCGTTTCCGGTCTTGAAATGTCGCAAAACTCACAGCGCTATTCCTGGGGAAGAACCAAGGTAGACAACAAATTAAAAGAGATCATGAGTGATATCCATCACCGTTGCATGAAATACGGGCATGAAAAGGA
The sequence above is a segment of the Niabella agricola genome. Coding sequences within it:
- the gdhA gene encoding NADP-specific glutamate dehydrogenase — protein: MNAFIKPFIEKVSARNAGEPEFLQAVTEVAESIIPYIETQPKYRDGKILERIVEPERVVIFRVPWLDDKGAVQVNRGFRVQMNSSIGPYKGGLRFHPTVTLSVLKFLAFEQVFKNSLTGLPMGGGKGGADFDPKGKSDNEIMKFCQSFMTELYRHVGDDIDIPAGDIGVGKREIGYLFGQYKRITGTFNGVLTGKAFEWGGSLIRPEATGYGLIYFVDEMLKVREASLLGKKVLISGSGNVAQFAAEKCIEKGAKVLTMSDSEGFIYDPVGIDQEKLEYIKHLKDHQRGRIKEYAQHYPCEFYPGKKPWSIKCDIALPNATQNELDLSDAEMLIKNGCICVAEGANMPCTPEAVAAFHQAKVLYAPGKAANAGGVAVSGLEMSQNSQRYSWGRTKVDNKLKEIMSDIHHRCMKYGHEKDGHINYEKGANIGGFVKVAEAMLSQGVV